A region from the Brassica napus cultivar Da-Ae chromosome C8, Da-Ae, whole genome shotgun sequence genome encodes:
- the LOC106360183 gene encoding ethylene-responsive transcription factor ERF027-like produces the protein MATNGLASRKKDPVYRGIRCRSGKWVCEIREPKKTTRIWLGTYPTAEMAAAAYDVAAIALKGREALLNFPGSVGSYPVPLSTSAADIRSAAAAAASMKGCEEEEEENAKKKSSSFSKSRSSDFHVHDDMMASSSSRCVTDFMDEEELLNMPNFLADMAEGMMVAPPSWIGSRPSDDSPENFNDEDLWGNG, from the coding sequence ATGGCTACTAACGGCTTAGCTAGCCGGAAAAAAGATCCAGTATACCGAGGCATCCGGTGCCGGAGCGGGAAATGGGTGTGCGAGATCCGCGAGCCGAAGAAGACCACTCGAATCTGGCTCGGAACTTACCCCACGGCAGAGATGGCAGCTGCTGCCTACGACGTGGCTGCTATAGCTCTCAAAGGCCGAGAAGCCCTCTTGAACTTCCCAGGATCCGTCGGGTCATACCCGGTTCCCTTGTCAACATCCGCAGCGGATATTCGAAGCGCTGCGGCCGCGGCCGCCTCCATGAAAGGGtgtgaggaggaggaagaggaaaatgcaaaaaaaaagagtagtaGTTTCTCAAAGTCAAGATCAAGTGATTTCCACGTACATGATGACATGATGGCGTCTTCTTCGTCACGGTGTGTGACAGATTTTATGGACGAAGAAGAACTGTTGAATATGCCTAATTTTCTGGCTGATATGGCGGAAGGGATGATGGTTGCGCCACCGTCATGGATAGGTTCTCGTCCGTCGGATGACTCTCCGGAGAATTTCAATGATGAGGACTTGTGGGGCAACGGATAA